A genomic segment from Triticum dicoccoides isolate Atlit2015 ecotype Zavitan chromosome 1A, WEW_v2.0, whole genome shotgun sequence encodes:
- the LOC119359730 gene encoding bisdemethoxycurcumin synthase-like — MATLLSTVREIRRSQRAEGAAAVLAIGTANPANCVSQEEYPDYYFRVTKSQHLTDLKQKFKAMCQMTPTDKRYFHHTEELLDAHPDFLCRGKPSLDARLAIAAVAAPELAASAAAKAIAEWGRPATDITHLVVSTNSGAHSPGVDLRLACLLGIRASVRRTMLYLNGCSAGAASLRLAKDLAENNCGARVLVVCVELTIVSFHGPEEADAHPHTLISQAFFGDGAGAVIIGADAMHPVERPIFKMVSASQTMIAGTDRVLTMQLTETGLDGHIFTKELVPIAAQHIDQCLADAFQPLGVMSDGANLWNDLFFVVHPGIRGILDHIEGALQLESGKLAASRTVLREYGNMLGATVIFVLDEQRRRMEEDRGVRGEWGVMMGFGPGFTIETMVLHAVASNPHNKN, encoded by the exons ATGGCCACCTTACTGTCCACGGTGCGGGAGATCCGTCGTTCGCAGCgtgcggagggggcggcggccgtCCTCGCCATCGGCACAGCTAACCCGGCCAACTGCGTGTCCCAGGAGGAGTACCCGGATTACTATTTCCGGGTCACCAAGAGCCAGCACCTCACCGACctcaagcaaaaattcaaggccatGT GCCAGATGACACCAACGGACAAGCGTTACTTCCACCACACGGAGGAGCTCCTGGACGCCCACCCCGACTTCCTCTGCCGTGGCAAGCCGTCCCTGGACGCCCGCCTAGCCATCGCGGCCGTCGCTGCGCCAGAGCTTGCGGCGTCAGCTGCAGCCAAAGCCATAGCCGAGTGGGGCCGTCCGGCCACCGACATCACCCACCTCGTCGTCAGCACCAACTCAGGCGCGCACTCCCCTGGCGTCGACCTCCGCCTGGCCTGTCTGCTCGGCATCCGCGCCTCCGTACGACGGACCATGCTCTACCTCAACGGCTGCTCCGCAGGTGCCGCCTCGCTGCGCCTTGCCAAGGACCTGGCAGAGAACAACTGTGGTGCGCGTGTGCTGGTGGTCTGCGTCGAGCTCACCATCGTCTccttccatggcccagaggaggcaGATGCCCACCCACACACTCTCATCAGCCAGGCGTTCTTCGGAGACGGTGCTGGCGCGGTCATCATCGGCGCCGACGCCATGCACCCCGTCGAGCGCCCAATCTTCAAGATGGTGTCCGCGTCGCAGACCATGATAGCGGGGACCGACCGTGTGCTCACCATGCAGCTGACAGAGACCGGCCTCGATGGCCACATCTTCACGAAGGAGCTGGTTCCTATAGCGGCGCAACACATCGACCAGTGTCTCGCAGATGCGTTCCAACCGCTTGGAGTAATGAGCGACGGCGCCAACCTCTGGAATGATCTCTTCTTCGTGGTGCACCCCGGCATCCGAGGAATACTGGATCACATCGAGGGGGCACTCCAGCTGGAGTCGGGGAAGCTCGCGGCAAGTCGGACGGTGCTCAGAGAGTATGGGAACATGCTCGGCGCCACTGTGATCTTCGTGCTCGATGAGCAACGGCGCCGGATGGAGGAGGACAGAGGGGTGAGGGGTGAGTGGGGTGTGATGATGGGATTTGGACCTGGGTTCACAATTGAGACGATGGTGCTGCATGCAGTGGCCAGCAACCCGCACAACAAAAATTGA